A part of Gemmatimonadales bacterium genomic DNA contains:
- a CDS encoding ferritin → MLISKPMNALMNTQIGHEFGASLQYVNIAAHFDGAGLPVLTQHFFKQAEEERGHALKFVRYILDADGRVAIPAVPAPRAQFASAEEAVALALEWEYTVTKQINGLLDLASSERDYVAHDFLEWFAREQLEECSSMDTLLKMVRRTGESGLMLVENALASGRAMSQGSQPGGGA, encoded by the coding sequence ATGCTCATCTCCAAGCCGATGAACGCGCTGATGAACACCCAGATCGGGCACGAGTTCGGCGCGTCGCTCCAATACGTGAACATCGCGGCCCACTTCGACGGCGCGGGTCTCCCGGTCCTCACGCAGCACTTCTTCAAGCAGGCGGAGGAGGAGCGCGGTCATGCGCTGAAGTTCGTGCGCTACATCCTCGACGCGGACGGCCGCGTGGCGATTCCGGCGGTTCCGGCGCCGCGCGCCCAGTTCGCGTCGGCCGAAGAGGCAGTGGCCCTGGCGCTGGAGTGGGAGTACACCGTGACGAAGCAGATCAACGGGCTGCTGGATCTCGCGTCGAGCGAGCGCGACTACGTGGCGCACGACTTCCTGGAGTGGTTCGCGCGCGAGCAGCTGGAGGAGTGCAGCAGCATGGACACCCTGCTCAAGATGGTGCGCCGCACCGGCGAGTCGGGGCTGATGCTGGTCGAGAACGCGCTCGCGTCCGGCCGCGCGATGAGCCAGGGGAGCCAGCCGGGAGGCGGCGCATAG